Proteins encoded in a region of the Oncorhynchus clarkii lewisi isolate Uvic-CL-2024 chromosome 18, UVic_Ocla_1.0, whole genome shotgun sequence genome:
- the LOC139373944 gene encoding octapeptide-repeat protein T2-like has protein sequence MQGLRDQGLRETGTQGLRETGTQGLRETGTQGLRETGTQGDRDSGRQGLRETGAQGPGRQGPGRQGLRETGTQGLRETGTQGCRDSGMQGLRDQGLRETGTQGDRDQGLRETGTQGDRDSGRQGLRDSGRQGDRDSGTRETGTQGYRETGTQGDRDSGMQGLRDQGDRDQGLRETGTQGDREAGTQGCRDSGRQGPLSRLSCTTLKHKRRGSLLS, from the exons ATGCAGGGACTCAGGGACCAGGGACTCAGGGAGACAGGGACTCAGGGACTCAGGGAGACAGGGACTCAGGGACTCAGGGAGACAGGGACTCAGGGACTCAGGGAGACAGGGACTCAGGGAGACAGGGACTCAGGGAGACAGGGACTCAGGGAGACAGGGGCTCAGGGACCAGGGAGACAGGGACCAGGGAGACAGGGACTCAGGGAGACAGGGACTCAGGGACTCAGGGAGACAGGGACTCAGGGATGCAGGGACTCAGGGATGCAGGGACTCAGGGACCAGGGACTCAGGGAGACAGGGACTCAGggagacagggaccagggactcagggagacagggactcagggagacagggactcagggagacagggactcagggactcagggagacagggagacagggactcagggaccagggagacagggactcagggatacagggagacagggactcAGGGAGACAGGGACTCAGGGATGCAGGGACTCAGGGACCAGggagacagggaccagggactcagggagacagggactcagggagacagggaggcagggactCAGGGATGCAGGGACTCAGGGAGACAGGGACCATTATCCAGGCTCAGCTGTACCACTCTGAAGCACAAG AGACGAGGCTCCCTGCTTTCTTAA